Proteins encoded by one window of Hylaeus volcanicus isolate JK05 chromosome 7, UHH_iyHylVolc1.0_haploid, whole genome shotgun sequence:
- the LOC128879937 gene encoding uncharacterized protein LOC128879937, protein MWSNAEIARATRENLPNKEFNQPLTKKSRTDSLVSDSDNVHTERRVTRVVRILGRRYPLTDTFYKYLDIGVRIGGSCDVELAIGDVETKLNFLWIRGKISYERGITFCRFVLILKLRQLNDVKLANLSNSTVSMFMSEKTVQKLFAFEYCIDHMYSWLSENLYLVESKYKKFIEIRIMQRQLLNMKILSVIH, encoded by the exons ATGTGGTCCAATGCTGAAATCGCTCGAGCAACGCGAGAGAATCTTCCGAACAAGGAGTTCAACCAAccattaacaaagaaatcgcGCACAGA ttctcttgtcAGTGATAGCGATAATGTTCATACGGAACGTAGAGTAACACGCGTGGTACGTATACTGGGGAGGAGATATCCCCTGACGGATACATTCTACAAGTATCTCGACATCGGGGTTCGAATCGGTGGTTCCTGCGACGTAGAGTTGGCTATAGGAGAcgtggaaacgaaattaaattttctatggatacgTGGAAAGATCTCTTACGAAAGAGGCATAACATTCTGCAGATTTGTGCTGATAC TTAAACTCCGACAACTAAACGACGTAAAACTCGCAAACCTCTCAAATTCTACCGTCTCTATGTTCATGAGTGAAAAAACCGTACAAAAGTTGTTCGCTTTCGAATATTGTATCGATCACATGTACAGTTGGCTGTCTGAAAATTTGTACCTGGTAGAATCTAAGTACAAGAAGTTTATTGAAATAAGGATTATGCAAAGGCAATTgttgaacatgaaaattttgagcGTCATTCATTGA